The segment caattacagCAAGTCAAAATCCTTGGCTCTTATCCTAAGTAATCCTGTAATTGTATTATTGATATGGTTTTGAAAAATGGGATCAAAAAAATGATCTGACTGTGTTATTCAATTGTATTTGGTTCTTAATCGGTTCTGTTTACATCCATCTcttttcaaattatatttaattaaatataaatattgattaACATTTCATCAGGTGCAGACAGATTTTCACCCTGTCAATGAGACGCAATTTTTGTTCAACATACCCGAAGCAGACAACATAAATCATGTTGTCATTTTTATGACTGGACAGACACCTTTCCCTGATGGCCTTGGTGCAGCTGGTAAGTCAGTAACATCAGCTTGTTTTAGttgtttaaaaacaagattttgTTGAAGCCTATGAAGATTATAATACCATGTTTAATCCacaatctgtggcattttacctctcgagagacaatcttttccctttgcaacttcttgtgtgactatagaggccaatccttgatacacagctgcgatcgcaggttgggcatatgtaataccaggcgctgttgcattttcacctttcttcttcttctgttgtgtatggcatctgcaatccaagacccttcctttatgctctctctccatgtggatctatccagtgctacttttcccagctgctaaTGTAAATTTTGAAGAGTTATCAtgtcacgtttgcatacatccgtataccgtaaaagtgggcgaccagcagctctcctgccttctgttagatggcagtacagaatgtcttgtggaagtcgacctactggcattctacgaacgtggccaagccagccaaggcgtctgctgctgataacagagcggatgtcctggcaccctgctcatCGTAGCACTACAATATCTGCTTgttttcaacatattttttttacatatttattgatttttatttatatttttaacaaacaatCTTCTTGTGAAATGCTTGTTAACTCAGTTATTTTCAATCAAAGGTTTGCCGGTagtttatctatttattattaattctcatcattttattgtaactatactactaagaaaaaaaaaaacactttgtcACAACAGaacattgttataatttttcttccctttttctttttagtgtATTTCTCATGGCCCAGACCCGAAGGTCCAGTTTGGACATTGCTAGGTCATATCTCCAATCAGAAACCAAGTGCTATATATAAAATTTCTTCACTTAAAACAGGTTTGTTTCAgtctttatttttaacaattgtttgtAATGAACTAAGCTTCTTTTCATCCCCAAATCTCCTCaaaattgttttcattaaaTCATCAAGTTCCCTTAAAAGTTTACTACAACAGTTATCAACCTATGGGTTGGATGCTCTTCTACTCAagcagttctcaacctgtgggcagcAACCCTCTTGTTTACtcatagaacaaaaactataacaAATTAAGAGGTCTGGAAATAAGTAATCGCATCTTCCCATCTTATAGTTCAGCATTGTTGAGACCAAAAAGTTTAGAGGACATTACACATAACAGCCTTGCACATGTAATTATCCTTCTCTGCCACACTTTTGAAGttaataacaaaagaatattaagaaaagaaaatatattgctGATCTCTTTTACTTCAATAGCTGAAGCAGTGCGTCATTTGTAACTTAGTTCTTAAGTTCTATAAGCCGAATCTATTCAACAgaaataactgaaacattattttaaaagcaAGCATCCGAGCTTTGCTGAAAAAGATACTCAGTATTTTAGAGATAAGGTTAGGTATATAAATGATGCCGATTTAAAGAAGTCTTTCTTTTTTGCAAACCTTTTGACACATTTGTTACAACACATGATGTATTTGATAAAGTTGGCTCATTTTTTGGAAAAGTATAAAATctctttgaaaatatttgtgatTTCTATGCTAGGACCTAGGATGTTGGCAATGATTTCAACATATTAGAACCCTGTATTTAGACCTCAGTGCTCTACAGATTGGGTCTCCCATCGCAActataaatagtttaaatactCTTTTTTTCTTGCTGAGTGTCTTAAAGTTGCGTCATCCTTGTTAAAGTTAAATTCTAAAAATACCAATCTGAAAAGGTATTAAAATTGTATGCTTATTATTGATGCATTTTTATTGTgtctatttattgttttattgtatCATCAGCAAATTtctaactatatttttttttgtcggtgTACTTTGTTCTAATGTATTTAGCTActggtagaagaaaaaaaaattaatttatatttcagcGGACAGTGATGATGACAACCAGATTCACTTTGGAGACATGTCCCACCAACAATCCCACCTCGCACAGGTAGGCATATCTGTGGAACCACTAGACCAGCTCGCCCAGCAAGTGCCCGCCTCCCAAGTATCAGTGTCAGGAGCTGTCCCCACCTTCATGGAGTTCGCCACCAAGATGCTGGAAAACTTTTTCAACTTCTCGTCCTCCTTTGCCGTGACTCAGAGTCAAATGGTCCCCAACCCCACAGAAACATTTGTGCCCTTGAGCACCTTGAAAAACTGGTTTGAGAACTTTCAAAGACGGTTACAACAGAATCCATATTTTTGGAAGTCATAAGTTCTGtttgaaacatatttgaaaGCAATGGACGATAGttatttctgtctctctgaccTCTGGTAATCTGTTTTTCATTGTTTCCTTTCtttaaagatcttttttttttgttcacaaataTCTCTTATAAAACTTTACAAAACTTTTTACTGTGTATTGACATGAAAGTAGAATTGATAATGAAGTAAGCTCTATGTCAACAAAGTTAAGAGACACTTAGAGATTAATTGTAACAGCACTTGAAAACAGAAAACGCTTAGCGTTTCAATGATCTGGACATGGCCcctaaaatgttttcttattgCAGTTTTATCCTTGTTCTCATTTGGGCACAAATAGTTTGTGGTCTCTAAATATTTTGCATTTCATTAATTTGAGTACATTTATTTTGTGTacgaaaaataattttgattatCAAAACATGGAGAGTTTGCTTCTTGTGTAAACTGATGTGTTCAGTCttgtttaattttcttttttattagcACCAACAAatttttgtctactcttctatagTGTTTTCCAGAATtgttttattctcaaaattctttttttcagtTCTTTGTAGTGGATACATTATATTCTGTATTGAATTAAATGAAGAGGTTCAATACTgaagaattgttttgtttaaacattgTTCCAGTCAAAAGTCAAAATTACAAGTTAAGTTTCTAGagtatcaatttttttcttgggTTTTTGTTTCCCTGAGATGAGTTGGAGATCTAGTAGTGaatatgaatatttttgaaaagggTAGACAACCTgttaaatgtagaaaaaaaaaacattttagtgaTGTGATGATGGGTACTTAAGGTAGTTGTGCATATTgagtgaaatatttttacattttagtttcataagGCAGGCTTTTAAATTATAACTAAGATCAACCTAAATAATTTACTGTCTATAAAAAATCAACTTCAAAAGTTCTTTCTATGGTCTTCTTCCACAAGCCATATTCTACTATATTCTTCCTCCTCTGTTTTTTCACACTGAAGCctcaattaattaaatttttcgttCGAGTTGTTAAATGCATTCATCTTGctacattgtgaaagtctagAGTTACGTAGATATGAATGCTTGCATTATTACTGTACTAACCacaacttttgtttgtttgtaacttggtattgatattgttttgttgaaaatgtaaacaacaaatttttgaataattgttttaatcttTCAGATGATTAGATTGCATTTGATGTAAATAATTATAGAGAATGATGTGTTTTAACTTGTGTTTAATTTGTATAATTAGATGAATTGAACATTTCTTTGGACTAGATATTAGATATCaacttaaacaaattaaaagatTTCATTAATAACcattatttcaatttaaaaaaaacaaaaaacttcttCTTTTAACAAAAATGATCTTTCATGTCTACTGCTGGCAAAACCTAGTATTGTTAGAAACCTCTTaagtaaataaaatactaaagaATGAATTTTGATTCAATATTTTATGTTCCTAACTGTATTTTAATGAATTTGTCTTTTTAAGAGCATTTAAATTGAGCAACTGATTAAATGAAAATATGATGTAAAGAATGATGTGTTGTTGTTCTCAAATCTTTGTTTACTAATACTTATAATAAAGCTTTAAAACATTTGCTAGTGTTTGCTTTGTAATTGAGTAAAagacaggtgaaggtgaaattAGTAAAAGTATAAGAAACTTCCGCGGTATCAAAACTCAGGCTTATCTGGCCATTAGTCATgttaattatcttcattttctAGAAGCAACAGTtgtattatgttaaaaaaaatcttttttttttctaggcaAAGGCTAGTGAGAGTGTTGTGTGGACAGCTCTATGACCAATCACTATTAACTTTCCAAGTAAGGCCAAATGGATACATATCCTACATGACCAAGTAAAATCACCATACTATTAATTATTTGAGGAGCCTTCATAGTAACAGAAATATCTGGTTCATAGTTCTGAGACTTATATTTCAACCTTTGAATAGCTTACTCACAGaacattaaattataacaaATTAAGAGGTCTGGGAATAAGTAATCAAATCTTCCCATCTTATAGTTCATCATTGTTGAGAACAATAAGCTTAGAGAACAATATACATAACAGCCTTGCACATATAATTATCCTTCTCTGCCAGTGGTTGGCAAACCCGTCATCTAAAAGAGgcaaattttaaaagttatataaTGAAGTTTATTCAAAGAGTCATTGTTTTTAAACTAGACTGTCGGAGGATATGTCCAGCAACCTTATGTGATGCTTGGTCACAACCTAACTATGAGGTCGAATGACAGTTCGACATAGGATTTCTTTCTTTGTGATCCAATCtctgtaactgactcctaaaatctgccTTAGCCATTTTTGctgagccacatttagccttttcttatttttggtagatgacttccatgtcttgTAAGCATATGTCGCTGTTGTGATGAAGATTGTGTTTGAAAAGTGGATTTTTGTCTCAAGACCGATAGCTTGGTTTGTCTAAACAAGGTGTAACTTTTGGAATATGGCCAGTGCTTATTCCTATTCGGCATGATAGTTTGATATGATGCTgcctatgtaggcctatgtgaatGTTGGTGGTGCGTACCTTGGATAAGAGAGTACCAATTTCTTTTCATGTGCACAGTTGTAGAACGCATcttgggcacgacatggcctaaatagTGCCGATGTTCCAAAAGTTcctatgtaaaatgttttacatgtttcggatgttccttcagagttgaagatagtttacttcctagtccatacctcccgcaggacgacgggggatgggagcgggcagggtttgagccctggaccatcgataaatctgaacgacattccagcgtgcaaaccgcacgaccaggcagccatccataaacTTTAGCCTGCCTTTAGTGTATTATAAagtacagacattacttcaaaagagaagataattacgttctaGACATATCAATATGTCAATCTAGTAATGCCTGTTAATCAGTGACAAACTCTGCTaagacgttgttttttttttctgtctgattcaggcagcccatttAGATATACCCCTGGTAGCCTACACTAACTAAGGGATCTTTAGTGGAGAAAATTAAATAGCTCACGCAAGAATTGGAAGCCCTCTCCCttctcaaaccccccccccagcactgtCGTTTTCCCGACCAACCGAAAAATGTTACAgtagtacatttttaaaaattataaggTTAGAATGTAGGCCTACCAGAGCCAGttagtgcttttggacgcctccaagtgagagtttggcggaataaatcgctccgcctgcctacaaaaaccAATGTCTTGTTTGTTAAATAGCAATTCAATGGAGATACTAATAGGCCTACACGTTTGCGAGAGGACTATCCGTGCTATTGTTGCTTTCTAAAAATGTGCTTCGTTTCTGTAGGCCTAGTCTTGCAATATTAATATTTCGCGTAAGAGCCGCAGACAAGCCGCAGATCGCATGCGATCACagttctatactgtctataggcTCAGTAAttgctagatctatatctgatgtaaattaaaaaaaaaaaatatgcaaaagGAATCAAGAAAAAGACTAATGTCATGAATTgcttgttatataaaaaaaaaaagatcttaggGATGTGTGATGTGTAGTGGCTCAGCGCATAAACTGCAAGTCTGTCTATCAATACGGAGCTTGAATTCCGACCTGAGCCAAGTTAATGTGTTAGCTGAACACTTAAGAGGCAGCTAGCTGTCAGTCGTTCAACCATAAAATATCCGAGCTGGACTGAGATTTGTGTCTTGAAAACTTTCTCCAAgaccttcctccccccccccacatggacacacaaaagagattggactaaTACTATAGTACCGGGGTATGGAAGATgcgatataaaataaattatggcttttatatagcgctactttcatgcttatagcatgctcagagcgtcACAGTTGTGGACctgtgggggaagggggtatcttggagaaggtttttccgtgggaacgagtcgggtgtcgaacctcgagcccccttctagccaagccaagttaagttcaagcacacttagcctcttgaccacgctttcCACAAAAGAAATTATAGAAGGAGATAATGTAAAGAATGTGTTTGAACAAAGGGCAcatctttaatttaatttagccccagttctttttttttgttttgtttttgttttgggggggggggactttttTTTGTGCATCATTGACATTACAGTTAAATGATTAAATGGCTTGGTTCTTtgtagatctaggactagatctaaagattgcaacgatttaaaaatattttcttctagATTTGATGACTCCAATAATatagaaattgatttttttaaatcagtcatttaatattttaattgctGCACTACCTCTAATATGGATTAAATCTATACcttcataaaataatatttactatGGAACTTCAAGTTCACTTAGCAATGAAAGGCATCTATCTTTCTGCATGACAacccactaaaaaaaaaaaaaaaaattgcaattaaaaaaataattaaaacaaaaatcttacacttataatatagacgttacaaaaaaaaacaaaaaaaaaaaaacaaacaaacatcaaaatcctacgcatttcatgtgtcaatctagtcatgcatgttaatcgatgacttaaactctgctaagtcgttggtttttccCACTTGCTTGGGAAGAAGGATCACtagtacgaatttgttctagcgcaTGGAATAagaaaattgtaaaacaaaatgcaGCTAAATGTGGGTAGATCTTTTAAATCTAGTTTTCTTTGTATAAATATTGAGATAGAATCTATAAGCCTGCAAGATTATATAgtacaatatattataatatagactagatctagaatctactagatgtaccaatatataaattaaagtatgaatagttttttttcctctgtcAGTTACTCTggcttatttattctttttatttcaagaaatgGGATATTAAAAACATGGCTCTAATGTTTACAATGTCGGCAAGAGTGTTGACGTTGCCTTTTCTGTTGAtagtgttaaaatattttatgttttgcaAAGCAGGAAGATTGGGAGAAATAGACATCGATGCTTAcaggttaattttatttatctagatctatttctagactaGTATTTTAAGTAATaatgttatatttatatctaatctagatctaatattattacatctaaaattctagatctagaattagaatctagatctatatatatctacatctaGAGTCATTTCTGAAAGTAGTGAAAGTCAGAGTGTAGAGTCAGAGTGAGagagtcagtcagtcagtgttGTCAGTTAAAAATCTCAAACTTAAAATGTTAGTCACACTAAGACGACTAAGTTAGTGTCAGAACAGTAgagtagtactactactagtactagataTCTAGTGTCAGTTGTTGAATTGTCAGTGAATGAAAGAACGTCTCAAATGACTCAAGCAAGTATTCAAGTTACTTAACTTAACTTGACTTAAGTTTAACtataatgatagatctagactctagttataATTATAACTCTATAACTATAAGTTATAAGTATAATAAACTATAACTTAACtaataaataagtaaaagtaaaaggtACTTAGCCTAGGTAGTCTTATACTTATAATAAATCTAAATCCATCTTTATCTCTGTTTAATATCTAAATAATCTATTAATAGTATTATTAGTCtatgatagatctaaatctagatatctagatctaattactaatTAGAGTCTACTTAATAATTCATTAtatttagaatagatctagatctatctataatcacACTATGTGTCTATTGTCACTATTCACTATTGTCTATTCTATCTATTGAACTTTGATACTGAGTTAGGTCTCCCCCCAAAAAAGGACAGACTATGGCAGTGTCATCAGCGAATTAGTGaatttaactgagtcatagaggCTTCTTATGTCaatagtgtaaagagtgtacaaTACCAGATAAAGTAAACAACCTTGATTTGTGGAGCCCCAATACATATTGCTCAAGTTGacaatttggtgttgttgactttaataACCTAATGCTTTCCAAACTTTCAGATAATATTTGATTGCATGTTAAACAATTTCATACAtaatttttctgtctttttattttgatatttcagAGAAAAGGTCAGACAGATGTTCTATCATGCTTATGACGGGTATTTGAACTATGCTTACCCATATGATGAACTACAACCTTTAACCTGTAAAGGTCATGACACTTGGGGCAGGTGAATGATCATTACTTTATTTGCATATGGTTTATATATGGCATATAAGTATTGTGCCTAACTAACCGTCAACTTATGTCAGCTTATTTGAGTTGGGTGGTCTCGGAAGCATCCTAAATATcccaaagttcaaaatcccagttttcaccaatAACCCAAGACCCCTTGGTTTTTATACCTAGTGgtttaacactcagccaccatgcccccatCAATTAATGTATTTGTAACACTACATAGAATCACTGACCTTGAAGCATCAAATTAATCACGTGTTTCTTTCCACCGCAGCTATTCTCTAACATTGATTGATGCCATGGACACATTAGCTGTGATGGGAAACTATACAGAGTTCAGACGAATAGCACAGATTTTAATTGACAAGGGAGAAAGTTTTTTTGACATTGACATCAATGCTTCAGTGTTTGAGACGAATATTCGGAGTAACTATTTTATCTAAAATATTACACTAAAGATTgttaatatttactttaaaaaaatatggctTAATTCCTAAACATATTTATGATTAATTCTCTAAGTTAAGACTCCTATGTCATAAAGTAATTCttctttcaaaagatttaatTATCGTGTCTCTTTAGTTGCtaa is part of the Biomphalaria glabrata chromosome 10, xgBioGlab47.1, whole genome shotgun sequence genome and harbors:
- the LOC106067892 gene encoding protein OPI10 homolog isoform X1, encoding MFGIIVSGRLVQTDFHPVNETQFLFNIPEADNINHVVIFMTGQTPFPDGLGAAVYFSWPRPEGPVWTLLGHISNQKPSAIYKISSLKTADSDDDNQIHFGDMSHQQSHLAQVGISVEPLDQLAQQVPASQVSVSGAVPTFMEFATKMLENFFNFSSSFAVTQSQMVPNPTETFVPLSTLKNWFENFQRRLQQNPYFWKS
- the LOC106067892 gene encoding protein OPI10 homolog isoform X2, whose product is MFILEVQTDFHPVNETQFLFNIPEADNINHVVIFMTGQTPFPDGLGAAVYFSWPRPEGPVWTLLGHISNQKPSAIYKISSLKTADSDDDNQIHFGDMSHQQSHLAQVGISVEPLDQLAQQVPASQVSVSGAVPTFMEFATKMLENFFNFSSSFAVTQSQMVPNPTETFVPLSTLKNWFENFQRRLQQNPYFWKS
- the LOC106067892 gene encoding protein OPI10 homolog isoform X3, with the protein product MVQTDFHPVNETQFLFNIPEADNINHVVIFMTGQTPFPDGLGAAVYFSWPRPEGPVWTLLGHISNQKPSAIYKISSLKTADSDDDNQIHFGDMSHQQSHLAQVGISVEPLDQLAQQVPASQVSVSGAVPTFMEFATKMLENFFNFSSSFAVTQSQMVPNPTETFVPLSTLKNWFENFQRRLQQNPYFWKS
- the LOC106067892 gene encoding protein OPI10 homolog isoform X4, which codes for MTGQTPFPDGLGAAVYFSWPRPEGPVWTLLGHISNQKPSAIYKISSLKTADSDDDNQIHFGDMSHQQSHLAQVGISVEPLDQLAQQVPASQVSVSGAVPTFMEFATKMLENFFNFSSSFAVTQSQMVPNPTETFVPLSTLKNWFENFQRRLQQNPYFWKS